Part of the Streptomyces sp. f51 genome is shown below.
CCCGTTCCTGCTGCTGCCCCGGCTCGGTCAGCTGACGGGCGCCCTGCTGACCGGGACGGTGAACGTGGTCGCCGGCGCCGCCCTCGTGCTCGGCCTGTTCCGCGGCGACCTGACCCGCCGCGCCCGCTGGACCCTGGTCGTCGCCAACGTCGTCGTGCTCGGCCTCCTCGCCTCGGCCGCGATGCTGGTCGACGACTTCGAGCGGGCCGCGCGGCACGCGCTGTACGGGGCGGACGCGCGGGTCGCGCAGCGCACCGGCGCCCAGGAGGCCGTTCTCAGCGGAGGCGGCCACGGCCGTCCGCTCCGTTTCTTCCTCGACGGCCGGCTGCGGTTCACCGGCCGCGACGAACGCCGCTACCACGAGGCGCTCGTCCACCCCGCGATGAACGGCCCGCACGCGCGCGTGCTCATCCTCGGCGGCGGTGACGGACTCGCCGCCCGCGAGGTGCTGCGCCATCCCGGTGTGCGCCGCGTCGACATCGCCGAACCCGACGCCGACGTGGTCCGGCTGGCGCGCGACGACGCCGCGCTGTCCGCCCTCAACCGCCATGTGTACGACGACCCCCGGGTCCACGAGGTGACCGCCGACGCCTTCGGCCGGCTGCGCGGGGACCGGTCGACGTACGACGTCGTCATCTCGGACCTGCCCGACCCGTGCGTCACCGCCGCCACCAAGCTGTACTCGCAGGAGTTCTACGGCCTCGCGCGGCGCGCGCTCGCCCCCGGCGGACGGCTCGTGGTCCACGCGGGCCCGCTCGCCGGCCGGAACCGGGCCTTCTGGACGGTCGACGCCACGATCCGCGCGGCGGGTCTGTCCACCAGGCCCTACGGAGTCGCCCGCCCCGGCCCCTCGGCCGGGATCGGCCGCCGCCCGGGCCGGACCCCGGGTCCCGCGGGCACGGGCCCGTCCGGGAACGACTGGGGTTTCGTCCTCGCCTCCCGTACGCCCCCGCCCCTGCGCCTCGACCCGTCCTGCCCGCGCCCGCGCACCCTCACCCAGGCGGCCCTGACGGCGGACGCGCGCACCGCCTCCCGCGGCCGCCCCCGCCGTCCGCTCCCGCCCTCCACGCTGGTGCATCCGCGCTACACCGACTGAGGGAGAGGCCGGGGAATCCCGGATACGCGGGTGCGGTCCGGGTCGTGCTGGGTAGGCTCGGCTGACATGGAGCATGAGGTGTTCGTTCCGTTTCCGGCCGGGCGGCTGAGAGAGGCGCTGGCCGATCCCGTCCGCGTCGCCCGCGCCGTCCCGGGTCTCCAGCAGGACGCGTCGGCGGTCACCGACGGCGCCGGGTCCGCGGCCCCGGGCTCGCCGCCCGCCTCCGCCTCCGGGGCCGGGCGGGACGCGCGGGTCGCCGGGCGGCTGAAGGTCCGCGTCGCCGGTCACACGATCACCTATCGCGGTGCGTTCCGCGTCATCGCGCAGGACGGCGACACGTACGCCGTCGAGGGCGACGCCACGGAGGTGCGCGGCGTCGGTGCGGTGAAGCTGGCGCTGACCCTGCGGCTCCTTCCCGCCGACGGCGGGACCACCCTCGTGTTCGGCGGCACGGCCTCCGGGGACGGCCGGGTGGCGGAACTCCCGCACGACGCGGTGTCCTCGACGGGCCTGCGCCTGCTGACCCGTTTCGCCGAATCCCTGACCACGGACCTCGCCCCGTCACCCGGCTCCGTGCCCGAGCCCGAAGCCGGACAGGGCCTCGGCGCCGAACCGGACGCCGAGGCCCAGCCTGCGGCCCGCACGGAGCCCGAAGCGCGACCGGGACGCGGCCCCGAAATCGACGCCGGACCCGAGCCCGAGCCGGATGTCGAAACCGAACCCGAGCCGGACGCCGAAGCCGAGTTCGACACGGAAGCCGAACTCGAAGCCGACACCGACACCCCCGCGGGTTTCGAGGCGGACGTGACGTCCCGGTCTCCCGATCCGGCGGGCGAGGGCGGCGCGTTCGACGGGGAGGACTTCGTGGCGGAAGCGGCGGTGCCGGGGCGCGCGGACGCCATGGCCGAGGCCGCCCACGCGCGCCGGACGATGATCGGACGCAGCGCCGAGGAGGTCGACCACGCCCCTCCGCGCGGCCGCTACGCCCCCGTACCGCCCCCGGAGGCCACCACCGCGCGCGCCACCCTGCGCTGGGCGGCCCCCGCCGCGGCCCTCGCGCTGGCCTCGGCGTTCGCCCTGTCCCGGGCACTGCGCAAACGTCGTTGAGGGCGGGAAACCCCGCGGCGCCCCCGCCCCAGTAGGGTCGACCCCGTGAGTAACGAAGACATCACGCTGACCGCGGGTGACGCGGAGGTGACCGTGTCGCCGGGCAACGGCGGACGGATCGGCAGTCTGCGGGTCGGCGGCGCCGAACTGCTGCGGCAGGGCGCCAAGTTCGGGTGCTTCCCGATGGTCCCCTGGTGCGGGCGGATCCGCGACGGAAGATTCCTCGACGGGGCCACGGTCCGGCAGATGCCGCTCAACTCCCCGCCGCACGCCATCCACGGCACCGCCCGCGACGGTGCCTGGAAGACCGCGCGCGTCACCGCGGACGAGGCCGTGATCACGTACGACCTGGTCGAGCCCTGGCCGCACCCCGCCCGCGTCACCCAGGCCTTCGCGCTGACCGCGGACGGCCTGACGGTCACCATGTCGGTGGAGACGTACGGGGAGTCGTTCCCGGCGCAGATCGGCTGGCATCCCTGGTTCAATAGGAACCTGGGGGACGGCGGCGAGGACGTCCGGGTCGACTTCCACCCCGCCTGGCAGGAGGAGCGGGGCGAGGACCACCTGCCCACCGGCCGCCGCGTCGATCCGGCACCCGGCCCCTGGGACGACTGCTTCGGCATGCCGGAGGGCGTCGACGTCACCCTCACCTGGCCGGGCCGGCTGGAGCTGAAGGTCGCGAGCCGTGAGCGGTGGGTCGTCGTCTACGACGAGCAGGAGGCCGCCGTGTGCGTGGAGCCGCAGACCGGTCCGCCGAACGGGCTCAACACCCACCCCCGGCTGGTCACACCCATCGAACCCCTCGAAGCCACCACGGCCTGGAGCTGGCGGCGCCTCTAAGCTGACGTCCATGAGTGAAGTACGTGGCGAGTTGCTGAAGCAGATCAAGGACAAGGCCGTGGTGCACGGCAAGGTGACCCTCTCCTCGGGTCTCGAGGCCGACTACTACGTGGACCTGCGCCGGATCACGCTGGACGGCGAGGCCGCCCCGCTCGTCGGGCAGGTCCTCCTCGACCTCACCGCCGGCCTGGACTTCGACGCGGTCGGCGGGCTGACCATGGGCGCCGACCCGGTCGCCGGGGCGATGCTGCACGCCGCCGCCGCGCAGGGCCGCCGGCTGGACGCCTTCGTCGTCCGCAAGGCCGCCAAGGCGCACGGTCTCCAGCGCCGTGTCGAGGGCCCCGAGATCAAGGGCCGGCGCGTCCTCGTGGTCGAGGACACCTCGACCACGGGCGGCTCCCCGCTGGAGGCCGTCCAGGCCGTCAGGGAGGCCGGTGCCGAGGTCGTCGGCGTCGCCACGATCGTCGACCGCGCCACCGGCGCAGCCGAGAAGATCGAGGCCGGAGCCGGTGTCCCGTACCTCTTCGCCTACTCCAAGGGCGAGTTGGGGCTCGACTGACGAAGCTCCCGCGGGACCCCGCCGACGGTGGGGTCCCGCATGTCGGATGGGGGGCTGGAGCATCCGGCGATGTCTGGAAAGATGGGGCCGACGATGACGTCGCCCCCCTAGGTCAGGGCCAGAAGCACCAGTCCCGTCGTACCGCAGCAGCAGTACGCAGACCCGCACATACAAGGAGCGGACAGATGCCCATCGCAACCCCCGAGGTCTACAACGAGATGCTCGACCGGGCGAAGGCAGGCAAGTTCGCCTACCCGGCCATCAACGTGACCTCGTCCCAGACCCTGCACGCTGCGCTGCGCGGCTTCGCGGAGGCCGAGAGCGACGGCATCATCCAGATCTCCACCGGTGGTGCGGAGTTCCTGGGCGGCCAGCACAACAAGGACATGGTGACCGGCGCCGTCGCCCTCGCCGAGTTCGCGCACATCGTCGCCGCCAAGTACGACATCACGGTCGCGCTGCACACGGACCACTGCCCCAAGGACAAGCTGGACGGCTACGTACGTCCGCTGCTCGACGTCTCCGCCGCGCGCGTCGCCAAGGGCGAGAACCCGCTGTTCCAGTCCCACATGTGGGACGGCTCCGCCGAGACCCTCGCCGACAACCTGGCCATCGGCCAGGAGCTGCTCGCCAAGGCCGTCGCCGCGAAGATCATCCTCGAGGTCGAGATCACCCCGACCGGCGGCGAGGAGGACGGCGTCAGCCACGAGATCAACGACGAGCTGTACACGACCGTCGACGACGCGCTGCGCACCGCCGAGGCCCTGGGCCTGGGCGACAAGGGCCGCTACCTGCTCGCCGCGTCGTTCGGCAACGTCCACGGCGTGTACAAGCCGGGCAACGTCGTCCTGCGCCCCGAGCTCCTCAAGGACCTCCAGGAGGGCGTCGCCGCCAAGTACGGCAAGGCGAGCCCGTTCGACTTCGTCTTCCACGGCGGCTCCGGCTCCACCGCCGAGGAGATCGCCACCGCGCTGGAGAACGGCGTCGTGAAGATGAACCTCGACACCGACACCCAGTACGCCTTCACCCGTCCGGTCGTGGACCACATGTTCCGCAACTACGACGGTGTCCTGAAGGTCGACGGCGAGGTCGGCACCAAGTCGAAGTACGACCCGCGCACCTGGGGCAAGCTCGCCGAGGCCGGCATGGCCCAGCGTGTGACCGAGGCCTGCGCCGCCCTGCGCTCCACGGGCACCCGCCTCAAGTAGTCGGCCGGGGACCGTCCGGTGGTCGTACGACCGCCTCGTGACCGTCCCCCGGGAAGGGCCCGGCACCTGCCATGGTGCCGGGCCCTTCCGTATGCTCCGAGGTATGGCTGTGCCCGCGCGGGACGCATCGGACGGCAGACCCGAGGACGGCATGTCTGCGGACGGCAGACCTGCGGTACGGATCGCCTCCCCTACGGGGAAGTGGATCCTGCTGGCCACCGTCCTCGGCTCCAGCATGGCTCTGCTGGACTCGACCGTCGTCAACGTCGCCCTGCCCACCATCGGCCGTGACCTGAACGCGAGCCTCGCCGCCCTCCAGTGGACCGTGAACGGCTACATGCTGTCGCTGGCCGGGCTGATCCTGCTGGGCGGTTCGCTCGGGGACCGTTTCGGACGCCGGAAGATCTTCGTCCTCGGGGTGATGTGGTTCGCCGCCGCCTCGCTGCTGTGCGGGCTCGCCCCGAACGTGGGCGTGCTGATCGCGGCCCGTGTCCTCCAGGGCGTCGGCGGGGCGCTGCTCACCCCCGGTTCGCTGGCGATCATCCAGGCCTCCTTCCATCCGGACGACCGGTCCCGCGCCATCGGCCTGTGGTCGGGCTTCGGGGGCGTGGGCGCCGCCGTCGGGCCGTTCCTCGGCGGCTGGCTGGTGGACGGTCCCGGCTGGCGCTGGGTGTTCCTGCTGAACATCCCCGTGGCGCTGGTGTGTGCCCCGGTCGCCCTGCGCCACGTCCCGGAGTCCATGGGGGCGGGCTTCCGCGCGGCCGGAAGCAGGTCCGGGGCCGGAACCGGGGCCGGAGACGGGGCCGGGGACGGGGCCGGAGACGGGGCCGGGGACGGGGCCGGAGACAAGACCGGTGCGCAGGCGACGCCCCATCGCGGCTTCGACGTCCTCGGAGCCGTCCTCGGCGCGCTCTCGCTCGCCCTGGTGACGTACGCCCTGATCGAGGCCAAGGGCGGTTCCCCGCTCGTTCCGGTGGCGGCGGTCGCGGGCGTGGCGGCGGGCGTGGCCTTCGTGTACGTCGAGCGGCGGCGCCCCGACCCGATGATGCCCCTGGACATCTTCGCCTCGCGCCAGTTCACGGCCGTCAACCTGGTGACCCTGTGCGTCTACGCGGCCTTCGGCGGCTTCTTCTTCCTGACCGCGCTCCAGCTCCAGGTCGTGGCGGGCTACTCGGCGCTCCAGGCGGGCACGGCCCTCCTGCCGACCACCGTCCTGATGCTGCTCTTCTCGGCCCGCTCCGGCGAACTGTCCCAGCGCATCGGGCCGCGCATCCCGCTGACCGTCGGACCGCTGCTGTGCGCGGCGGGCATGCTGCTGATGCTGCGGGTGGGCAAGGACGCGTCGTACGTCGCCGACGTGCTTCCGGCGCTGCTGGTGATGGGCCTGGGCATGGTGACCCTGGTCGCGCCGCTGACCGCGACCGTCCTGGCCTCCGTGGACACCGGGCGGGCCGGTCTGGCCAGCGGGATCAACAACGCGGCGGCCCGCGCGGCCGGGCTCGTCGCCGTGGCCGCGCTGCCGCTGCTCACCGGGATGGGTCCGGAGGCCTACCGCTCGGCGGACGCCTTCGACGCGGCCTTCCGCCGGGCGATGCCGCTCTGCGCGGGGGTGCTGGTGGTCGGCGCGGTGCTGGCCTTCACGACCGTGCGCCGCCCGCCGCCGGGCTGCCTGCGCCCCGAGTGCCGCAGACACG
Proteins encoded:
- the fbaA gene encoding class II fructose-bisphosphate aldolase; amino-acid sequence: MPIATPEVYNEMLDRAKAGKFAYPAINVTSSQTLHAALRGFAEAESDGIIQISTGGAEFLGGQHNKDMVTGAVALAEFAHIVAAKYDITVALHTDHCPKDKLDGYVRPLLDVSAARVAKGENPLFQSHMWDGSAETLADNLAIGQELLAKAVAAKIILEVEITPTGGEEDGVSHEINDELYTTVDDALRTAEALGLGDKGRYLLAASFGNVHGVYKPGNVVLRPELLKDLQEGVAAKYGKASPFDFVFHGGSGSTAEEIATALENGVVKMNLDTDTQYAFTRPVVDHMFRNYDGVLKVDGEVGTKSKYDPRTWGKLAEAGMAQRVTEACAALRSTGTRLK
- a CDS encoding aldose 1-epimerase, translating into MSNEDITLTAGDAEVTVSPGNGGRIGSLRVGGAELLRQGAKFGCFPMVPWCGRIRDGRFLDGATVRQMPLNSPPHAIHGTARDGAWKTARVTADEAVITYDLVEPWPHPARVTQAFALTADGLTVTMSVETYGESFPAQIGWHPWFNRNLGDGGEDVRVDFHPAWQEERGEDHLPTGRRVDPAPGPWDDCFGMPEGVDVTLTWPGRLELKVASRERWVVVYDEQEAAVCVEPQTGPPNGLNTHPRLVTPIEPLEATTAWSWRRL
- the pyrE gene encoding orotate phosphoribosyltransferase; the protein is MSEVRGELLKQIKDKAVVHGKVTLSSGLEADYYVDLRRITLDGEAAPLVGQVLLDLTAGLDFDAVGGLTMGADPVAGAMLHAAAAQGRRLDAFVVRKAAKAHGLQRRVEGPEIKGRRVLVVEDTSTTGGSPLEAVQAVREAGAEVVGVATIVDRATGAAEKIEAGAGVPYLFAYSKGELGLD
- a CDS encoding polyamine aminopropyltransferase, encoding MIEPHAPAPPGAPPPWGVQGQARLPVRPGIGRFLVLAGVFVCAACGLVYELELVALASYLIGDSVTQASVVLSVMVFAMGIGSLAAKRLRPCAAAGFGAVEAVLALVGGCSAMALYAVFAWTGGWGGLWADGPRCLLVVFALTIGLLIGAEVPLLMELIQRIRRQDPGGAVADLFAADYVGALFGGLAFPFLLLPRLGQLTGALLTGTVNVVAGAALVLGLFRGDLTRRARWTLVVANVVVLGLLASAAMLVDDFERAARHALYGADARVAQRTGAQEAVLSGGGHGRPLRFFLDGRLRFTGRDERRYHEALVHPAMNGPHARVLILGGGDGLAAREVLRHPGVRRVDIAEPDADVVRLARDDAALSALNRHVYDDPRVHEVTADAFGRLRGDRSTYDVVISDLPDPCVTAATKLYSQEFYGLARRALAPGGRLVVHAGPLAGRNRAFWTVDATIRAAGLSTRPYGVARPGPSAGIGRRPGRTPGPAGTGPSGNDWGFVLASRTPPPLRLDPSCPRPRTLTQAALTADARTASRGRPRRPLPPSTLVHPRYTD
- a CDS encoding MFS transporter, yielding MSADGRPAVRIASPTGKWILLATVLGSSMALLDSTVVNVALPTIGRDLNASLAALQWTVNGYMLSLAGLILLGGSLGDRFGRRKIFVLGVMWFAAASLLCGLAPNVGVLIAARVLQGVGGALLTPGSLAIIQASFHPDDRSRAIGLWSGFGGVGAAVGPFLGGWLVDGPGWRWVFLLNIPVALVCAPVALRHVPESMGAGFRAAGSRSGAGTGAGDGAGDGAGDGAGDGAGDKTGAQATPHRGFDVLGAVLGALSLALVTYALIEAKGGSPLVPVAAVAGVAAGVAFVYVERRRPDPMMPLDIFASRQFTAVNLVTLCVYAAFGGFFFLTALQLQVVAGYSALQAGTALLPTTVLMLLFSARSGELSQRIGPRIPLTVGPLLCAAGMLLMLRVGKDASYVADVLPALLVMGLGMVTLVAPLTATVLASVDTGRAGLASGINNAAARAAGLVAVAALPLLTGMGPEAYRSADAFDAAFRRAMPLCAGVLVVGAVLAFTTVRRPPPGCLRPECRRHGSLTAPPLEPQRSRGTLGTPGPRSAGPSSTDPAS
- a CDS encoding carbon monoxide dehydrogenase gives rise to the protein MEHEVFVPFPAGRLREALADPVRVARAVPGLQQDASAVTDGAGSAAPGSPPASASGAGRDARVAGRLKVRVAGHTITYRGAFRVIAQDGDTYAVEGDATEVRGVGAVKLALTLRLLPADGGTTLVFGGTASGDGRVAELPHDAVSSTGLRLLTRFAESLTTDLAPSPGSVPEPEAGQGLGAEPDAEAQPAARTEPEARPGRGPEIDAGPEPEPDVETEPEPDAEAEFDTEAELEADTDTPAGFEADVTSRSPDPAGEGGAFDGEDFVAEAAVPGRADAMAEAAHARRTMIGRSAEEVDHAPPRGRYAPVPPPEATTARATLRWAAPAAALALASAFALSRALRKRR